The Amycolatopsis methanolica 239 nucleotide sequence GAGGAACGTGCGCCACGGCTCACCCCGGCCCGCGGTCATCGCGCCGACGGCTTCGACGTAGGTGTTGCCCGCCTCGTCACGCAGGTGGGACGGCAGCAGGTAGTCGGCGACGAGCTCGCTGCCCGCGGCGAGCCGGGCGAGGGCGGTCAGGGTGGCGTCGAGCGCTGTGGCGTCGAGGTACATGAGCACGCCGAGCCAGCTGACGAACGCCGGCTCCGGCGCGAGACCGTGCGGTGTCAGGTCGAGGTCGGCTTTGGCGAGGTCGAGCGGGACGTGGGTGGCCGCCTCGGGAATCCCGGCCGCGGCGAGGAGTTCGCGTTTCGCGGACTGGCTCGCCGGGTGGTCGACTTCGAAGGTGCGGACGCGGCCGTCGCGCTGGGCGAAGGTGTCGAGCCCGGCGCCGAGGACCACGTACTGGCGCAGGCCCGAGGCGTGCAGGCGGTCCTCGGCGATGCGGCTGCGCAGCGTGGTCTGCACGCGGGCGCCGGCCAGGACCGGGTGGTCGCCGTGTGCCAGGTGGTAGCCGAGGAGTTCGGTCGCGTGCTCGCCGAGGAGGCGTTCGGCGAGCGTGTCCCGGAACAGGAGCGGTTCGGAGTCGACGTGGAGGTGGGCGGCTCGGGCCGCGGCCGCGGTGAGCGCGGTTCTGCTGGCTGGCATGCATCCACGTTATCGTACAACTTCGGGAGTATAGCACAGAAAAGTCGATTCCGGAAGGGCTGCCCGATCACGATCCGGTGTGGACGGTGCTACCAGTCCGGGTGCGATTCCCAGGCGCGCAAGCGAAGCGCGCTCTCGAAGCGGTGCTCCGCGCCGGTGAGCGGATCGGTGAACGCGAGAACCTTCGCGAGCAGCTGCAGCGGACGACGGAAGTCGCCGGGCGGCACCTCCCGGACCTCCGGGTACAGCGGATCGCCCAGGATCGGGATGCCCAGCGAGTTCAGGTGCACGCGCAGCTGGTGCGTGCGGCCGGTTTCCGGCACCAGCCGGTAGCGGCCCAGCCCGTCGCGGTGCTCGATCAGCTCCACGTGCGTCCGCGCGTTCACCGGCCCCGGCAGTTCGCGCGCGGTCAGCACGCCGCGCTTCTTCACGATCCGGCTCTCCACGGTCCGCGGCAGCGCCAGCTCCGGCGAGTAGGGCGCGATCGCCTCGTACTCCTTGTGCACCAGGCGATCCCGGAACAGGTTCTGGTAAGCGCTGCGGTGCGCCGCGGTCTTGACGAACATCAGCACACCCGCCGTGAGCCGGTCCAGGCGGTGCGCGGGGGAGAGGTCCGGCAGGTCCCGCGTGTGCCGCAGGCGCACCAGCGCGGTCTCCCGGACGTGCCCGCCGCGCGGTGTGGTGGCCAGGAAGTGCGGCTTGTCGACCACCAGCAGGACGTCGTCCTCGTGCAGCACCGTCAGCTCGAACGGCACCGGCACCTCGTCGCCGCGGTCCCGGTGGAACCACAGGAAGGTGCTGGGCGTGAACGGTGTGCGGGCGTCGATCGGCCCGTCCACCCCGACGATCGCGCCCTCGGCCAGCATCCCGTCGATCACCGCCGGGTCCAGCTTGGTCAGCTTGCGGACCAGGTAGTCGCGGATGGTGTCCCACGGGCCGTCCGGCGGGGTCCGGATGCGCGCCGCGTTGACCCCGTCGCGCGGCGGCAGCGGGGACGGGGGCGGCTTGCGTCTCATCGGTCAGCACTGTAGCGAGGCGCGACCGCGCCCGCCGCGACCACCGCCACCGCGGCGAGCAGCACGAACCCCGCCGAGTAGGCAGGCGCCGCGGCCAGCTGCGCCCCTACCGCGAGCTCGTCGCTGACCCGCGGGGACGAGCTCGCGCCGAGCTGCGGCGAGAGCGAGGGCGCGACCAGCATCACGACCGCCATCGGCACCAGCACCAGCCCCGCCGCGTCGCGGACTTCTCGAACACCGCCGGGTCCTGCACGAGCCGGGCGGCATGGTCACCGCGCCGAACATGGCCGCCGCGACGACCGCGGTGACGCCGTTCACGGCCGCCACCGCGGACGGCCTGGGGCGCCGCGGCCGCAGCGCCGGGAACGGCCGGCTCAGCGCGCAGGCGACCGTGCCGGCTTCGCCGAGCTGATCATGACCCGCGGCAACCACGGCCCCGGCGGGCTGCGTCTCGCGGAGGTCCTCGCGGCCGCCGGCCTGGACGAACCGGCCCAGGCGTGCTTCTACCTGGTCTTCCTGGACGTCGTGCTGGGCCGCGCCCACCGCGAGGTGCACGGCGACCCGGCCACGCCGGAACGCAACGCCGGGATCTTCGAGGCCGCACGGGCGAGCTCGGCAGCGCCTACACTGAAAGCACTGGTACCGCACCTGCGCGCCGTCACCGCCGACGAGGTCTTCGACGCGGAGTTCGACCTGCTCGTCGGCGCGATCCACGCCGCACGGCGGCAGTAGGCCACAATCCCCGGGGTTGTCGGTGCCCTCCGTTACCCTGCATACGCGCGGCGCCCTGGTGCCGCCCCACCCCAATCGCTACTGGGAGAGAAGATCCTGTGACTGCTTCTGCTGAGCCTCTCTACGGGGCCGACGACCTTACCCACCTGGAAGGCCTGGAAGCGGTCCGGAAGCGCCCCGGCATGTACATCGGGTCGACCGACAGCCGCGGCGTGAACCACCTGTTCACCGAGATCGTCGACAACTCGACGGACGAGGGTGTCGCAGGTCACGCCACGAAGGTGGTCGTCACGTTGCACGCGGACGGCAGCGTCCAGGTCGACGACGACGGCCGCGGCATCCCGACCGGCGTGCACGCCAAGTCCGGTCTGTCCGGTGTCGAGCTGGTGCTCACCCGGCTGCACGCGGGCGGCAAGTTCGGCGGCTCCGGCTACAAGACCTCCGGCGGCCTGCACGGCGTCGGCGCCTCGGCGGTCAACGCGTTGTCGCACCGCTTCGACGTCACCGTCCGCAACGGCGGCAAGGTGCACGAGATGTCCTTCGCGCACGGCACGCCGGGCGTGTTCGACGGTCCCGGCCCGAAGGCGAAGTTCACGCCGCAGCCCGGGTTGCGCGTCAAGGGCAAGATGAAGCGCGGTGAGCGCACCGGCACGTCGATCCGCTACTGGCACGACGCGCGGTACTTCGAGAAGGGCGCGGAGCTCGACGTCGAGCAGGTGCGCACGAAGCTGCGCAACACCGCGTTCCTCGTGCCGGGCGTCACGTACGTGCTGCGCACCGCCACCGAGGGGTCGATCAGCGAGGAGACCTTCCACTTCCCCAACGGCCTCGCGGACATGGTGGAGTTCCTCGCGCCGTCGGATGAGAAGCCGGTGTCCGGCACGCTGATCATCCGCGGCGAGGGTTCGTACAAGGAGAACGCGGCCGACGCCAACGGGGTCATGCGGTCCAATGTGGAGCGTCATGCCGAGGTCGAGATCGCGCTGCGCTGGGGCACCGGGTACGAGCGCACGGTCGAGTGCTTCACCAACACCATCCGCAACGTGCACGGCGGCACCCACCGCCGCGGCTTCGACCGCGGGGCGACAAAGGCGTTGCAGGAAGCCATTTCCCGCACCCGCGGCCTGCTGAAGGCCAAGGAGGACCTGCCGACGCTCGACGACGTGCTCGAGGGCATGACGGCGGTCGTCCACGTGCGCATCCCGGAGCCGCAGTTCACCTCGCAGACCAAGGACGAGCTGTCCACGTCCGGCATCACCCGCGTGGTGCAGGGCATCGTCGAGCGGCACCTCAAGGAGTGGACGGAGAACCGCAAGACCAAGGCCGAGGCCAAGGTCGTGCTGCAGAAGATCGTCGACGCCGCGCGGGTGCGGCTGACGCAGAAGCAGCAGAAGGACGCGGCGCGCCGCAAGACCGCGCTGGAGGGCGCGGCGATGCCGCCGAAGCTCGTCGACTGCCGCACCACCGGCATCTCCCGCAGCGAGCTGTTCCTCGTCGAGGGTGACAGCGCGCTCGGGTCGGCCCGCATGGCGCGCGTGTCGGAGTACCAGGCGCTGCTGCCGTTGCGCGGCAAGATCCTGAACGTGCAGAAGGCTTCGCTCGGCGACACGTTGAAGAACGCCGAGATCGCCTCGATCGTGCAGGTGCTCGGCGCGGGCACCGGCCGCACCTTCGACCTGTCCGCGATGCGCTACGGTCGCGTCATCCTGATGGCCGACGCCGACGTCGACGGCTCGCACATCCGGACGCTGCTGATCACCCTGTTCGCGAAGTACATGCGGCCGGTGATCGAGGACGGCAGGCTGTTCGCCGCGATGCCGCCGCTGCACAAGATCGTCACGAAGGGCCGCAACCCCGAGACCATCTTCACCTTCACGCAGCGCGAGATGGAGCAGAAGGTCGCCGAGCTGGAGGCCGCCGGCAAGCAGATCGTCAAGCCGGTCCCGCGGTTCAAGGGCCTCGGCGAGATGGACGCCGACGAGCTGTGGGAGACCACGATGAACCCGGCGACCCGCTCGGTCCGCCGCATCACGCTGGACGACGCGGAGGCCGCGGAGGCCGCGCTGGAGCTGCTGATGGGGGAGAAGGTCGAACCCCGGCGCAACTGGCTCGTCGAATCCGCCGCCCGCGTGGACCGCGAAGCGATCGACGTCTGAGTTCCCCTAGGAGACAACAGCAATGGCACGCCGATCCAAGACAGCCGTCACCCGGGTCGATCCGGCAGCGTTCGACCAGGCCGGCGCGCAGGTCTTCGAGAACCCGGTGAAGACCGAGATCGAGGACTCCTACCTGGAGTACGCCTACTCGGTCATCCACTCCCGCGCACTGCCCGACGCGCGCGACGGCCTCAAGCCGGTGCACCGCCGGATCCTGTTCTCGATGAACGAGGCCGGCTACCGGCCCAACCACGCGTACGTGAAGTCCTCGCGCGTGGTCGGCGACGTGATGGGCCGCTACCACCCGCACGGCGACACCGCGATCTACGACGCGATGGTCCGCCTGGCGCAGGACTTCTCGATGAACGCGCCGCTCATCGACGGCCACGGCAACTTCGGCAGCCCAGACGACGGCCCGGCCGCGTCGCGGTACACCGAGGCGCGCATGTCGCCCGAGGCGATGCTGCTCGTCGGCGAGCTGGGCGAGGAGACGGTCGACTTCCGGCCGAACTACGACGGTTCGCTGATGGAGCCGTCGGTGCTGCCTGCCGCGTACCCGAACCTGCTGGTCAACGGCACGTCCGGCATCGCGGTCGGCATGGCGACCAACATGATCCCGCACAACATGGGCGAGGTCATCGCGGCCGCGCGGTGGCTGATCAACCACCCCGGCGCCACCCTGGACAAGCTGATGGAGTTCGTGCCGGGCCCCGACCTGCCGACCGGCGGGATGCTGCTGGGCCTGGACGAGGTGCGCAAGGCGTACGAGACTGGTCGCGGCGTGGTGCGGATGCGGGCGAAGGTCGAGATCGGCCCGCTGCCGGGCAGCCGCGGCCGCCAGGCGATCACGGTCACCGAGCTGCCCTACGGCGTCGGGCCGGAGAAGGTGATCGAGAAGATCACCGAGGAGGTCAACAAGTCCAAGCGGCTGACCGGGATCGCCGACGTCAAGGACCTCACCGACCGCGAGAACGGCACCCGGCTGGTCATCGAGTGCAAGGTGGGCGTCAACCCGAACCCGCTGCTGGCCGACCTCTACCGGCTCACGCCGCTGGAGCAGTCGTTCGGCATCAACAACCTGGTGCTGGTCGACGGCCAGCCGCAGACGCTCGGGCTCAAGCAGCTGCTCGAGGTGTTCCTGGAGCACCGCTACGACGTGGTCACGCGGCGCACGAAGTACCGGCGCCGCAAGCGCGAGGAGCGGCTGCACCTGGTCGAGGGCCTGCTGATCGCGCTGCTGGACATCGACAAGGTGATCCGGCTGATCCGCAACAGCGACGACGCCGCGCAGGCCAAGGACGGCCTGATGAAGCGGTTCAAGCTGTCCGAGATCCAGGCCACCTACATCCTGGACACGCCGCTGCGCCGGCTCACCAAGTACGACAAGCTCGAACTCGAGGACGAGCAGGAGAAGCTGCGCGCGGAGATCGCCGAGCTGACCAAGATCCTCGAGGACGACAAGGAACTGAAGAAGGTCGTCTCCAACGAGCTGGCCAAGATCGCGAAGGACTTCAAGACCGAGCGGCGCACCGCGTTGATCGACGGCGACCTCAAGGAGGTGCTGGCCGCGTCCAAGCCGGCCGGGCCGCTGGAGGTCGCCGACGACCCGTGCCAGGTGATCCTGTCCGCCACCGGCCTGGTCGCCCGCACGGCGGCCGAGTCGGAGGAGGCGCCGGAGGGCCGCCGCCGCAGCGGCCGGGTGAAGCACGACGCGGTCGCGGCGATGGTGCACTCGACCGCGCGCGGGCAGGTGTTGCTGGTCACGAGCCGGGGCCGGGCGTTCAAGACGGACGTGCTGCCGTTGCCCGTGCTGCCGGAGCAGTCCGGCACGGTGTCGCTGCGCGGCGGGATGGCCGCGCGGGAGCTGGTGCCGCTGGACAAGGGCGAGAAGGTCATCGGCATCGCGCCGCTGGGCGAGCAGGCCGCCGGGTCGCCGGGGCTCGCGCTCGGCACGCGGCAGGGCGTGGTGAAGGTGGTGGCGCCGGACTGGCCGGTGCGGTCCGACGAGTTCGAGATCATCGGGTTGAAGGACGGCGACGAGGTCGTCGGCGCGGCGTGGCTGGCTGATGGTGAGGAGACGTTCGCGTTCGTCACGTCGGACGCCTCGCTGCTGCGGTTCCCGGCTTCGCTGGTGCGGCCGCAGGGCCTCAAGGGCGGCGGCATGGCGGGCATCAAGCTTGCCGCGGACGCCGAGGTGGTGTTCTTCGGTGCGATCCGCACGGACGACGCGGAGCACGGCGAGCCGATGGTGGTGACGGCCACCGGCGCGAGCGTGAAGATGACGCCGTTCGCCGAGTACCCGGCGAAGGGCCGCGCGACCGGCGGGGTACGGGCGCAGCGCTTCCTGAAGGGGGAGACGCGCCTGACGGTCGGCTGGGTGGGCCCGCGGCCTGCCGGAGCGTCGAAGAACGGGGACCCGGTGGAGCTCCCGGAGCCCACCCTCCGCCGCGACGCCTCGGGGGCCCCGCACCCCGGCCCGGACGTCATCGGACACCTCATCGAGCGCGGCTGACACCGCCGCGGGCCGCGCTCCCGAGTGGGGCCCGCGAGTGGGGGCCGCAAGTGGGGCGCGCGTAAGTGGGGCAGGCAAGGCCAGGCCCGCAACCGGGGCCGGCAACACCGCGCCCGCAACACGGGCCGGCCGGCACGGCCGGGCTAGCAACACCGGGCCGGGCAACATCAGGCCCGGCAACACCAGGTCCACAACACCGGGCCCGGAGCGCTGGCGCGCCCGGGCCACCCGAACGAGTGATTTTCGAGAGGCGGCCGGCCCATGACGGAAGATCGTTCGGTCCTCACCCGCTCGGCGCCGGAGCCGGACGGTCAGCTCCGCTACGGCCCGGAGCCCGACCAGGTTGCCGACCACTGGCGGGGCCGTCCCCAAGCGCCCTTGATCGTCGTCGTGCACGGGGGCTTCTGGCGGCCCGCCTTCGATCGGCGGCACACCCGGCCGATGGCGTCCGCCCTGGCGCGGACGGGCGCGAACGTCCTCTCGATCGAGTACCGCCGTGTCCCCGGCGAGCCCCGCCTCGCCACCGCCGACGTCGCCGCCGCGCTGCGCGACCTGCCGGTGAAACTCGCCGGGCGGTTCGACGGCCGGGTGGTGCTGACCGGGCATTCCGCGGGCGCGCACCTCGCCCTGCTGGCCGCGGCCACCGCGCCCCCGCCAGGCCTCGCCGCCACCGTCGCGCTGGCGCCGGTCGCCGACCTCGCCCTGGCCGCGCGGCTCGGCCTCGGCGACGGCGCCGCCCGCGCGTTCCTCGGCGACGTCCCGCCGGACGGACTCGACCCGGCGCGGCTGCCGTCATCGGCCGGGCCCGTCGTCCTCGTGCACGGCGACGCGGACGAGGTGGTGCCCGTCGAGCTCTCCCGCGCCTACCGTGAAGTGCACCCCGACGCGCGCCTGACCGTCGTCTGCGGCGCGGGGCATTTCGCGTTGATCGACCCGGACAGCACCGCCTGGCCTGCGGTATCGTCGACTTTGCTCGCCCCGGCAACTCAGGCGGAACCGTGGCGGGAATGACCCGAATCCTCGGAAACCGCAGGTTTCTCCGACCTGGGCAGGGGCTAGTCTCGCATCATGTCCACATCGGCCAGCGCGCGACTGCAAGCTGAGCACAAGCTCCAGCGCATCGGTCTCGTCAGCGACAGCGCGCTCGCCCACCTCGCCGCCGAGGATCTGCTCACCGAGCTCCTGGACCGCGTCCGCCAGGTCCTGCGTTCCGACACCGCCGCCGTGCTGCTGCTCGAACCGGGTGGTCGTGAACTGGTCGCGGTCGCGGCGCGCGGCATCGAGACCGAGGTGGCGCAGGGCGTCCGCGTCCCGGTCGGGAAGGGCTTCGCCGGTCAGGTCGTCGCGCGCCGCGAGCCGGTGCAGCTGCAGCGGGTCGACTCGACGACGGTGGTCAACCGGCTGCTCTGGGAGAAGGGCCTGCAGACCCTGCTGGGCGTCCCGTTGCTGGTCGGCGGCGAGGCCATGGGCGTGCTGCATGTCGGCTCGCTCTCGCCACGGGAGTTCACGCCGGAGGACGTCGAGCTGCTCCAGCTGGCCGCCGACCGGATAGCGCTCGCCGCCCATGCCCAGCGTTCCAAGGCCGAGCGCGCGGCGGCGGCCGAGCTGCAGCGCAGTCTCCTGCCGACCCAGCTGCCGGTCGTGCCCGGCATCGAACTCGCCGCGCGGTACGTGCCCGGTGACGAGGGCGCCATCGCGGGCGACTGGTACGACGTGTTCCTCCTGCCCAACGGCTGGCTCGGCGTGGTGATCGGCGACGTGGTCGGCCACGGCCTGCCCGCGGCGATCGTGATGGGCCGGATGCGCAGTGCGCTGCGGGCCTTCGCGCTGGAAGGCGGCGACCCCGCCGAAGTGCTCGCCAACCTCGACCGCAAGATGCAGCACTTCGAGCCGGGCATGATGGCCACCGTGCTGTACGCGCTGATCGAGCCGAACTTCGAGCGGCTGCACGTGTCCTCGGCCGGTCACCTGGTGCCCGTGCAGGGCCGCGAGGGCGAACGGGCCAGGCTGCTCGACGTCGCCGTCGACCCGCCGATCGGCGCCCTGCGGGACGTGCGCCGCCGCGTCACGGTGGCGGAGATGCCGCCGGGCTCGGTGGTCTGCTTCTACACCGACGGCCTGGTCGAGCGGCGTGGCGTCGCGCTCGACGACAAGCTCGACCGCCTCTGCGGGGTCGTGCACCCGGCCCAGGCCCAGACCGTCTGCGCAGACGTGATGGCCGAGCTGATCGGCGAGGACACCCCGGACGACGACGTGGCGCTGCTGACCGTGCGCCGCCAGAACGGCGCGGACGTCGGCCCGCTGGAGCTCACCGTGCCCGCGGTGCCGGAGTCGCTGAAGGAGGTCCGGTCCGCGATGCGGCGGTGGCTGACCGTCGTCGACGCGAGCGCGGACGCCACGGCCGACCTGCTGGTCGCGGTCGGCGAGGCGACCTCCAACGCCGTGGAGCACGCCTACGGGCCTGCGGGCGGCGTGGTCAAGGTGCGGCTGGAACTGCGGGGGCAGGACGTGATCGCCACCGTGTGCGACGAGGGCCGCTGGCGGCCGCCGCGCGGCGAGAACCGCGGCCGGGGAACGCTGCTGATGCACAGATGCGGGGACGAGGTCCGCATCGACCACCGCCCGCAGGGGACGGAAGTCATGATCCGCCGGACGATCGGGCCCGCGGAATGACGACGGCCACCATCGACGCCGAAAACGACGGCGGTCACGTCCTGCTGCGGATCAGCGGCGAGATCGACCTCGCGAACGCGTCCGTCGTCCAGGACCAGATCTTCACCGCGATCGACAACGACGCCGTGCGCGTCTCGATCGACCTCACCGATGTGACCTACTTGGACAGTTCGGGACTGCGTGTGCTGTTCACCCTCGCCGGGCGGCTCAAGGTGCTGCAGATGGAGCTGGACCTGGTCGTCGCGCCCGTGTCGCCGGTGCGGCGGGTGCTGGAGATGTCCGGGTTCGAACCGCTGGCCGCGGTGCGTGAGGGTTGACCTCCGTGGGTAGTCACGACACATGGTGAGCGTCGGATACTTCCTGTCCAGCGAGGAGCACGGGCCTCGCGAGCTGGTGGAGCAGGCGAAGAAGGCGGAACAGGCCGGGTTCGAGCGGTTGTGGATCTCCGACCACTTCCACCCGTGGACCGGTGAACAGGGCAACAGCCCGTTCGTGTGGTCGGTGATCGGCGCGCTGTCCCAGGCGGTCTCGCTGCCGATCACGACGGCGGTGACCTGCCCGACCGTGCGGATCCACCCCGCGATCATCGCGCAGGCCGCGGCGACGGCGGCCGTGCAGTGCGAGGGCCGGTTCGTGCTCGGGGTCGGCTCGGGTGAGGCGCTCAACGAGCACATCTTCGGCGACCCGTGGCCGCCCGGCCCGCGGCGGCTGGAGATGCTGGAGGAGGCCGTCGAGGTGATCCGCAAGCTGCACACCGGCGAGCAGGTCACCCACTACGGCAAGCACTACACGGTCGAGCAGGCGCGCATCTACACGTTGCCGGAGCAGCCGGTGCCGATCTACGTGTCGGCGTTCGGGCCGAAGACCGCCCGCCGGATCGCGAAGATCGCGGACGGTTTCGCGACGGTGATGCCCGACGGCGAGCTGGTCCACTCCTACCGCGAAGCCGGCGGGCGGGGGCCGATCCAGGGCGGGTTCAAGGTGTGCTGGGCCGATTCGGCGGAGGAGGCGCGGGAGACCGCGCACCGGCTGTGGGCGAGCGACCTGCTGCCCGGCAGCCTCGGCCGGATCCTGCCGACGCCGCGGGACTTCGAGCAGGCCGTGCCGGTGGTGACCGAGGAGCAGGTCGCGGGCCAGATCCCGTGCGGCCCGGACGCCGACGCGCACGCCCAGGCGGTGCGCCAGTTCGCCGACGCCGGGTTCGACGAGGTGTACGTGTCGCAGATCGGCCCGGAGCAGGACAAGTTCTTCGACGCCTGGTCGTCGAAGGTGCTGCCGCAGGTCAAGGGCTGAGCGCGAGGCTCGCCGCGGCGAGTCCGATCCACCGCACGCCGAGGAGCCCGATCTGCAGCCCGAGTGCGCCGGCGGCCTTGAGCGCGCCGAGCGCGGGCAGCCACGACTCCGGCACGTCCACCGCCGCGGAGTTGGCCAGCACGAACCGCGCCCTGGCGAAGTCCGCGACCGCGATCGCCGCATTGAGCACGATCGTCAGCACAGTCACCGTCACGTACATGACCACCAGGTTCGGGCGGCGGCAGCGGCGCGTCCAATACCCGCTTCCATAACCTGGTGGCATGGACGTGGACACGCGCCTGCTCCGCTACTTCGCCGCCGTCGCCGAGGAGGGGCACCTGACGCGCGCGGCGGAGCGGCTCTTCGTGTCCCAGCCCGCGCTCACCAAGCAGATCAAGCAGCTCGAAGCGCAGCTCGGCACGACGTTGTTCACCCGCTCCCGCCGCGGGATGGCCCTCACCGACGCGGGCCGGGTGCTGGCGGACCGGGTGCCCGCCCTGCTCGACGGGTGGGACCGGGCGTGCCGCGAGACCCGCGCGGCGGGCGGCCGC carries:
- a CDS encoding TIGR03557 family F420-dependent LLM class oxidoreductase, which produces MVSVGYFLSSEEHGPRELVEQAKKAEQAGFERLWISDHFHPWTGEQGNSPFVWSVIGALSQAVSLPITTAVTCPTVRIHPAIIAQAAATAAVQCEGRFVLGVGSGEALNEHIFGDPWPPGPRRLEMLEEAVEVIRKLHTGEQVTHYGKHYTVEQARIYTLPEQPVPIYVSAFGPKTARRIAKIADGFATVMPDGELVHSYREAGGRGPIQGGFKVCWADSAEEARETAHRLWASDLLPGSLGRILPTPRDFEQAVPVVTEEQVAGQIPCGPDADAHAQAVRQFADAGFDEVYVSQIGPEQDKFFDAWSSKVLPQVKG
- a CDS encoding pseudouridine synthase, which translates into the protein MRRKPPPSPLPPRDGVNAARIRTPPDGPWDTIRDYLVRKLTKLDPAVIDGMLAEGAIVGVDGPIDARTPFTPSTFLWFHRDRGDEVPVPFELTVLHEDDVLLVVDKPHFLATTPRGGHVRETALVRLRHTRDLPDLSPAHRLDRLTAGVLMFVKTAAHRSAYQNLFRDRLVHKEYEAIAPYSPELALPRTVESRIVKKRGVLTARELPGPVNARTHVELIEHRDGLGRYRLVPETGRTHQLRVHLNSLGIPILGDPLYPEVREVPPGDFRRPLQLLAKVLAFTDPLTGAEHRFESALRLRAWESHPDW
- a CDS encoding STAS domain-containing protein — its product is MTTATIDAENDGGHVLLRISGEIDLANASVVQDQIFTAIDNDAVRVSIDLTDVTYLDSSGLRVLFTLAGRLKVLQMELDLVVAPVSPVRRVLEMSGFEPLAAVREG
- a CDS encoding DoxX family protein, whose product is MYVTVTVLTIVLNAAIAVADFARARFVLANSAAVDVPESWLPALGALKAAGALGLQIGLLGVRWIGLAAASLALSP
- a CDS encoding DNA gyrase/topoisomerase IV subunit B, whose protein sequence is MTASAEPLYGADDLTHLEGLEAVRKRPGMYIGSTDSRGVNHLFTEIVDNSTDEGVAGHATKVVVTLHADGSVQVDDDGRGIPTGVHAKSGLSGVELVLTRLHAGGKFGGSGYKTSGGLHGVGASAVNALSHRFDVTVRNGGKVHEMSFAHGTPGVFDGPGPKAKFTPQPGLRVKGKMKRGERTGTSIRYWHDARYFEKGAELDVEQVRTKLRNTAFLVPGVTYVLRTATEGSISEETFHFPNGLADMVEFLAPSDEKPVSGTLIIRGEGSYKENAADANGVMRSNVERHAEVEIALRWGTGYERTVECFTNTIRNVHGGTHRRGFDRGATKALQEAISRTRGLLKAKEDLPTLDDVLEGMTAVVHVRIPEPQFTSQTKDELSTSGITRVVQGIVERHLKEWTENRKTKAEAKVVLQKIVDAARVRLTQKQQKDAARRKTALEGAAMPPKLVDCRTTGISRSELFLVEGDSALGSARMARVSEYQALLPLRGKILNVQKASLGDTLKNAEIASIVQVLGAGTGRTFDLSAMRYGRVILMADADVDGSHIRTLLITLFAKYMRPVIEDGRLFAAMPPLHKIVTKGRNPETIFTFTQREMEQKVAELEAAGKQIVKPVPRFKGLGEMDADELWETTMNPATRSVRRITLDDAEAAEAALELLMGEKVEPRRNWLVESAARVDREAIDV
- a CDS encoding class I SAM-dependent methyltransferase, with amino-acid sequence MPASRTALTAAAARAAHLHVDSEPLLFRDTLAERLLGEHATELLGYHLAHGDHPVLAGARVQTTLRSRIAEDRLHASGLRQYVVLGAGLDTFAQRDGRVRTFEVDHPASQSAKRELLAAAGIPEAATHVPLDLAKADLDLTPHGLAPEPAFVSWLGVLMYLDATALDATLTALARLAAGSELVADYLLPSHLRDEAGNTYVEAVGAMTAGRGEPWRTFLDPDEIRALLLKHGFDVVEDLGQHDFLAGRVDSLRPAHLSRVVRAVRSGR
- a CDS encoding DNA gyrase/topoisomerase IV subunit A is translated as MARRSKTAVTRVDPAAFDQAGAQVFENPVKTEIEDSYLEYAYSVIHSRALPDARDGLKPVHRRILFSMNEAGYRPNHAYVKSSRVVGDVMGRYHPHGDTAIYDAMVRLAQDFSMNAPLIDGHGNFGSPDDGPAASRYTEARMSPEAMLLVGELGEETVDFRPNYDGSLMEPSVLPAAYPNLLVNGTSGIAVGMATNMIPHNMGEVIAAARWLINHPGATLDKLMEFVPGPDLPTGGMLLGLDEVRKAYETGRGVVRMRAKVEIGPLPGSRGRQAITVTELPYGVGPEKVIEKITEEVNKSKRLTGIADVKDLTDRENGTRLVIECKVGVNPNPLLADLYRLTPLEQSFGINNLVLVDGQPQTLGLKQLLEVFLEHRYDVVTRRTKYRRRKREERLHLVEGLLIALLDIDKVIRLIRNSDDAAQAKDGLMKRFKLSEIQATYILDTPLRRLTKYDKLELEDEQEKLRAEIAELTKILEDDKELKKVVSNELAKIAKDFKTERRTALIDGDLKEVLAASKPAGPLEVADDPCQVILSATGLVARTAAESEEAPEGRRRSGRVKHDAVAAMVHSTARGQVLLVTSRGRAFKTDVLPLPVLPEQSGTVSLRGGMAARELVPLDKGEKVIGIAPLGEQAAGSPGLALGTRQGVVKVVAPDWPVRSDEFEIIGLKDGDEVVGAAWLADGEETFAFVTSDASLLRFPASLVRPQGLKGGGMAGIKLAADAEVVFFGAIRTDDAEHGEPMVVTATGASVKMTPFAEYPAKGRATGGVRAQRFLKGETRLTVGWVGPRPAGASKNGDPVELPEPTLRRDASGAPHPGPDVIGHLIERG
- a CDS encoding alpha/beta hydrolase, with product MTEDRSVLTRSAPEPDGQLRYGPEPDQVADHWRGRPQAPLIVVVHGGFWRPAFDRRHTRPMASALARTGANVLSIEYRRVPGEPRLATADVAAALRDLPVKLAGRFDGRVVLTGHSAGAHLALLAAATAPPPGLAATVALAPVADLALAARLGLGDGAARAFLGDVPPDGLDPARLPSSAGPVVLVHGDADEVVPVELSRAYREVHPDARLTVVCGAGHFALIDPDSTAWPAVSSTLLAPATQAEPWRE
- a CDS encoding ATP-binding SpoIIE family protein phosphatase translates to MSTSASARLQAEHKLQRIGLVSDSALAHLAAEDLLTELLDRVRQVLRSDTAAVLLLEPGGRELVAVAARGIETEVAQGVRVPVGKGFAGQVVARREPVQLQRVDSTTVVNRLLWEKGLQTLLGVPLLVGGEAMGVLHVGSLSPREFTPEDVELLQLAADRIALAAHAQRSKAERAAAAELQRSLLPTQLPVVPGIELAARYVPGDEGAIAGDWYDVFLLPNGWLGVVIGDVVGHGLPAAIVMGRMRSALRAFALEGGDPAEVLANLDRKMQHFEPGMMATVLYALIEPNFERLHVSSAGHLVPVQGREGERARLLDVAVDPPIGALRDVRRRVTVAEMPPGSVVCFYTDGLVERRGVALDDKLDRLCGVVHPAQAQTVCADVMAELIGEDTPDDDVALLTVRRQNGADVGPLELTVPAVPESLKEVRSAMRRWLTVVDASADATADLLVAVGEATSNAVEHAYGPAGGVVKVRLELRGQDVIATVCDEGRWRPPRGENRGRGTLLMHRCGDEVRIDHRPQGTEVMIRRTIGPAE